CCCCGGGGCTCGGTCAGCGAAGCCGCTCTGCCCCGGGCTGGGGCCGGGGGGCTGAGGGCTGGCAGGGCCACCCTGCCACTGCCTGCCCGTGTCCCTCTGGAGCTCCCAACCTGCCCCGAGAGATGGATTTCCCTGCCGGCACCAGGGCCGGGCCGGCTTTTCTGCCCGTGCTCGGGCAGGCGGGGTGCGGAGGAGGCGAAGCTGCCCCGAGGCAGGGAGCAGGCGGACAGGGGGAAGTTTCCACTCAGCTTTTTCAGTTCCAGCACTTgttccctggctctgctcagaGCTGCGGTCAGCTCGTAGCGTTCCTCGCACTCCCTGCGCACGGTTTCCTGGAGAAGGGTGTTctgcaaacacaaacaaacGCTGCCCTTGAACAAACGCCTCTGgccggggaaaaaaaaaaacctcagccccaacccttcccccccaccccgggcTGCAGCCACACGGAGCCCTCCAGACCCCAGCTGGGGGTCTCCCGGCCCACCCGGCACCTCTTGCAcaccctgcctgccctggggacaggtATCTGAGGGTATTTCTCATCTCCTGCTCGGGGGGAGCTGGGAACCATAAAATCATCATGATGGAATGGAAAggatctcagagatcatctgctccaacctcctGCCACGGGGATGCTCATCCAGAAAGGATGCTCAAATGATGGTTCCTCCTTCACTTGGGAGACAGGGAGGTACCAGAGGTTATTTCTCAGCTCAGGGGGAGCTGggaatcataaaatcatcatCATGGAATGGAAAggatctcagagatcatctgctccaacctccctgctatGGGGATgctcatccagacaaggatgctcAAGTGatgcttcctccttcccttggGAGACAGGGAGGGACCAGAGGTTATTTCTCAGCTCCTGCCCACCCTCCAGCTCAGGGGGAACTGGGAATCATAAAATCCTCATCACAGAACCAGCACCATGGAATGGAAGGGCTCCCagagatcatctgctccaacctcctgccatggggatgctcatccagacaaggatgctcAAATGATGCtcatggagagaaaaatggagCAGCACTGCTCCCCTTCCTTCTGGGAAGGTGGTCAAGGAGTTCCCACACCCCCTCCTGCTTCAAGAATTTTgcactgatttatttcttttttctgtgccaGCACTATTGGTTGCTAATGGCTTCCCAAGGAGTTGGGATAAATGCTGGTCAGGGTTGTGGTTGGcacaaaaaagaattaattaaaaagaatgaattttttGCCTGTGTGCTCCCCTCAAAACTTGAAAAATGAGGGAGAAATGAAAAGTCCTTTGCTGACTGATTTCTTTAGATCTTAAAATTTTACTTGGCTCAAAGCATCTATGGGCACAGAGTGACAGAACTGGACCTCAGGCTGGACCTCTGAGCCACCTgcaagcaaagcagctgctggagaaggaaCACAGCTATGTGCAGAGGTAGAGGTGGGAGTGATGTAAAGatccaaaataaattattgtccAAACACCTCAACTCTGCAGACAACTTagtgaaagaaaatcagatgtTTCTCTCCCTGCCAGCTCGATGGTCACTGATAGCCCAGGAGATGGTCTGGGAAGTTTGGGAAGTGTTTGGGAAGTGTCCCCTGTAAATCTGAGGCACTTTCCTGGCAAGAAATTTATCTTCAAAACCAGTTCCAGCTTTCCACCactcttccctccccttttcttctcctttccccttttcccctctgctagAGGAGGAACTCTGCTCCAGAGAGGGGAAAGACCTGAGGGGTGAGGGAGTTCCTGCCCAAGAGGAGCCTTTTCcatcagcacagagcagaacaaGTGCCAGCACCATCCTGATTTCCCCAGCACAGTGTTCCTGAACCTTCCTGAAGGAAGAACTAAATATCAACCCAAGCCCTAATTCATCTCCAggagttttattttcactgtttacccttttttttccttctgccactCCATTACTTTGGACATTCCAGCCCAGCCTtacctgcagagctgcctgcactgctATCACACTGCCCATGGAGCAGCACAGCTtgctctcctcccttcccattATATCCCAAACATTCAGCAAGTGCTTGTGGCAAAAATATCCATCAGTCAAGTTCCTCTTCCAGTCTAACTGTGTTTTTTAGGCATTCCTGTGCTAGAGAAAGTGGCTTTGCTGGTGGGAGGTGGGACCAGCCATTCCCAACAGGATTACTGCCCTAGGGACAGCATGGAAGGGCTCCTTCCAAATAATTTCCCAAAGAAGTGGGATTACTGGGAGAAGTGCTGCTGTGAAAGGATGAGGGATGTCCTTGTCTTCTGCTGTACAAATGTGAAAACTGCTTTACTGGTGACTGATGCTTATGGAGCAGTGTGTCAGGCTACAGACTAAGAAATAAATGTCTtgacctaaaaaaaaaggacctAAAAACTagatgtattttcaaaataaaacactaGTTCCAGTGCTTGCTGAATTAAAGCTTTCACGTGGTTTGTGGTATATGATATTTATGTGATTAGGAGGGGTAAAAACCTTCACATTTCAGTGGTTTTTCACTTAAGAGGCTCTGAACCCTACATGCTTTGGGGGACTGCAGAAATCCCAAGTCTCTAAGGAAAACCAGCAAGGCATCTCCTCAGTCATGCTCCTACCTCCTCTTGAACTTGACTCAACTTGTGAATCAGCTGAGTCCTCTCCTGGGttaatttttccagttcatCTGACTTGTGTTTGATTTCTTTCCTCACATTATCCCGAAATGATTCATTATTGTTCTTTTCCATCGTCAGCTGAAATTCAAGTTCTGTAATCAGTCTTTTAAgactctgaatttctttttccttgtcttcATCTTTCTCTGCCAGTTTGATCTGAGCGTCTTGGAGCTTCTTCTCCAGAATCTCTGTCTCCATCCTTAAGCTATTGGTGGCACTGGATATTAATCCTGGTATCTGCAGCATTTGACAAAAATTGCACTGGTCTAGGTTCAGTGGGTATTGTTAGGGATGTGGGGTTAAGGATCACAACGTCACAAACGTTGactttgggagaaaaaaaaaatacaaatgcaaaaaaaaatacaaatgcaaacaTACCTGTACTTAGAGAccaaaaataaatctctttcaATTGCCATCATACCCTGAAAGGacccctgggagctgggagctaATCCAAGCTCACTCAGGACAGAAAGGTTTGTTAATATGcccaaacagagaaaaagaagcaaaaatgggaaaacTCAACTTCTTTACAGCAAGTCAGGATTTCCTCAAGGCTCTAAAACCCCAGTCCAAACCCTGTACAGTGACCTAAGGCAaactgctggctgcagctctcTAAAATGTAATGTAACATAGTTATAAATAAAGCCACAATTTCTTCAAATTTCTTTGTTCCAGAATTCTCAAGAAATGTGTCAATTAATTTGAAAACTAAGGCTCTAGGTACATTTTTCAATTTCTGCCTGAAACCTCCAAACCTGTAGGTCTGGGTGGCAAGAGCCACCAGTACAGACATGAATGGAGCTCACTGGGCACCTCTCTGGTGCTGAGTGAACGTTGAGTtcaccaaattaatttttaaaaaaacaattaattaaaaaaaaacagcagtgtGGATGGTTTTGTGCCAATTTGTCACTAGTCTGAAACATTcccaagcttttaaaaattgtatcagtttaaaaataactataaaCTACAGTCTATAGGTAGAGATGAACTCTGGGAAGGGAAAAtgtgagaaaaggaagaacttCCACAGCATTTAACTTTAACTGGTTGCTTTTTAgcctcttccattttaaaacaagcaaagaaaagcaaaagtaaagcaaaagtaaagcaaaagtaaagcaaaagtaaagcaaaagcaaagcaaaagtaaagcaaaagcaaagctccATGCCACATACTAAGACTGGGAAAATACTGTAtcctctcttttatttttaaataaaaaagtttttattccTGCACagaatatttcaatatttaacaTTATCTGCTGCCACAAAACTTCTCTCTAGTGTCACCCACCTTCTTCTGGAGCTCCTCGTGGTCTCTCTGATATTTTGTGATTAATTCTTGCTGCTTTTGCCTCTCAGTGTCCAGTTCCACTCTGGCCTCCTCCTTGACTTTAAGAATTGCTTCTTTGTGTCGTGCTTCACCCTTAGCCAGATCGATTTCCATCTAGAAACAagttgatatttattttttttttatgagatgtAGCAGTGGAGTTTATAATATTGCTCATGTTCCACAGGGAGCAAGGAGAGCTCCTGCCCCAGAGCTGGGAAGATGCTGTCCAGGTCATCCCAGATGCCTACATTTAATTTAGGTGGTTGAGCCTCCCAGTACATCCCTGTGAGACCACTGAATTCCAAACCCCTCAGCTGGTTCTTCAAACAGAGGATTATTTTGCTGGAAGCATTTGAACTGGGGCTAAAACTCAGCTTGTTGTTATTTTCAAATGCAGCAAAATGATACAAGTGGCAGCAAGTGACATCTGCAGGGCTAGAAACAGGCCCTGAGctcaatattaaaatataagctcagtattaaaatataaataaaatgcattaactcttataaattcctttttttcattcttgccAGTGAATTGCAACTTACTGTGCAAAATGTTCTGGACAAGCTCTGGACCAAAAACCTGGAGGAAGGTAACAAGAGAGCTGCAAATTCTGGGTAAAATATCCCAAACCTTGAGGCATCTCCCATCTTTAATAGAACAAACTCCACTTTAACCATTCAGCCATCAcctcctgaaaagaaaagcctGGAAGAAATGCTGGGGGCTGAAAAATCTTCCTCCTAAAAGCAAGATGCTAATGTTGGACCTCTGCAGGCTGGATTCTAATGGGCTTAATTGCAGCACACTGACAGAATATCCAGCAGGCACAACACTAATtacttcaaattattaaaagcagaaaagcccaGAATGAGCTTGATTACAATTATCTAATTTCATACACCCCTGatgagcaaaaataaaacaaatgccTTTAACtcttcttggggaaaaaataaactggaaatattcttattatttttaaataaaaatagaccAAATTGTGGCAAAAAAGTCCCCCTGAGGCTTAGCTCAGAACTGGTGTATTTGTGGTCTCAGAGCAGGCTGttattgctgttattattaCAGATATATCTTCTCCTCTGCTAGATATGGGAATTAGGATTGTAGCAGCAGAAAACCACATTTATCAACTCTAACATAGAACCAGATCAGATGTTGGAGGCTACTTGgctacaaagacaaaaaaaatacaggcagTATAAAAACCTGAGCTCAGCTTGAAgattttacaaacatttttcccACTTGAAGCTAACAAAGGTGATACCCAGGAAATAAACTGCCAGGGTCTGCACAGCAAGTACAGCTGCAAGTAATGGCTCCAAAACCACTTGTATGTCCCTTATTAgttaatattcttttaaaaaataatccataaACCAAATGGTTACATCAATCTTTAAATTTTGTAAAAGAGATTATCTTGtcttgcttgttttgtttcattaaaacacatagaaataaaatacatagaaaGCCAGAACACTTTATACTTGTGCAATGGCACACTGACCCAAAAACAAGAGAACTTTGTCTCTTTGTCACTTTTCTGGTTCTTTTTGCCTGATGAGAGCATTTCTAGAGCAGTTTAGGGGCTGTGAATCCCAAGCTGTGGTTGCTCtctcaccagcagcagcctttATCTGGATTTAATGGCAGGATGCACAAAGAAAGGGCTGGGACCTCACTCCCAAATCACAGAGAGGGGAGGAAGTTTTAAACCAAACCTAACTGATGGGCACTGCTGgtaatcctgatttttttcctgagactACATAAAGCTCTCAGCCACTGATCATGAACTGAACCAAAACCCAGTCATTTTAGTCACAAACTGTGTGAAGCTGAGATCAGAAAAGTCAGAGCTATTGTTCAGCACAATTTGCAACTCTTCCTTCACAGATTAACTTATTTATATGCAAAAGTTTAAATAAtgttataatttaaaatttaattttaattaatttatttttaatttttagaaaaatattcataaatctgctgcccacaccagtgctgacacaaaccaggatgctggtggccacccTGGCCACTGGGACACATGCTGGCTCatgaccagcacccccagaccctTTTCAGGACCTTTTCATGTTGCATCCCACACCCATGGACCAGGATCCTCTTTCCCAATCTCTGTTCTCCAACCAAgccattttttccctcatcctCTTGTTTCTTTTACAGATCTGTTTTACAATTAACAACTtcaggctcagctctgccttccctccaCCCTGCCAGCAATGCCCAGCCTGATTTGTCCTGGGAAACTCCCTCAGCATCAAACAGACCCTTTCCTTGGGGCTTGGGTAGGACATCAGACcccaaaggctttttttttcctgctgcagagcccctggGAAGCCTGGAGCTGCATGCTGGCACTTCAGGAGATGGGTATCAGGCTTCCTGCACCCACTCCTGACAGCTACCtacagctggaaaaatgaattacaaaaaaaaaaaaaaaaaataaaataaagaagagaagaaaagggtgCCCAGTGCCCACCCAACCTCACCTTCTCCCTCCAGTTATCTTCATCCCTCATCTTCTGCCGTAATgattcctgcagctgctctgttctGTTCTGATGAGAAATCAGCATTAACTCCCTAGAAACCACAAAAACTCATATGTCAATGCATGCTctgcccagcctgctgctctgccacttCCTGGCCAGGAAATCCTTGGTGGCAAAGGCTtggttttccctctctgctcagcatcctGAGCCCCCCTGCCTGCAGGCACAGCACCAGTCACTCCTCAGCACCTGCAGCACACCCCCACGTGCCTTACCAATTTTTTGACACATATTGAAACCTCATTTTCAGTCTTTCCCAAGTCGAATTTTGCAGAGCACTGAATGACTGTTGTACCACTCAAACCAGAAATTGCTGTGTTGTGTGAACTCAGAGTATTACTGttgttaattaaaaacaatGTCATGGGGTTTGAATTAAAGCCACTGAGTGCTAGAGACACTATGGCTCATAGAGCAAAAAACCCTGGAGAGTTTAAATTCTTGTAACTTAGATTACTAGCAATGAACCACCTGGAACAACAACTCCCATACCTGGGGctccaggagaagggaagtaCTCTGAAATTAACAGGTAAATATCTTCCCATGCAGGTACACGTGGAATATTCACCCAGGGAATACTCAAACCCCTGCTAATATGAGAATTATTGCCTGCTGGGGCACATCACTCTCAAaaccccctgctctgctgcaaaaGCCACTTCTCAGAgccccttttcctctgctcacAGATCAGAGCAATGAGGCCCTGACGTGCTTAACTTAAGCAGGGGACAGCACTTTCTGTTCTGCCAAGGACAGACAAGATAattttcagcagctggaaatgtCCTGGTGGGAAGCTGCCCATGCACTGCACCTGCTCCATACCCAGGATGGGCTCATCTGCAGAGCTAAGGATTGCAGCCCTGGTACCTTTCTTGCTTCAGCATCACCACCTCTTCCTCAGCTTCTCGAAGAAGAACTTTAAGTGCTTCCAGTTCACTTTCTGACCGACCAGTTCTTCTTTTTAGatcttcttctttcctttctttctcagccATTTCTTCCTGTAAATGTTTGCAGACTTGCTGGCAAATCTGAAGAgactcctccttttccttcagctcttTCATAAGTCtacaaatgaaataaagaagCTATAGGTACTATATTCTTATTTACAGATGGATActaaatggaaataatttgcacctggaaaggaaatgaaaaaaaaaccactgtgcATTCTTTATGAGGTTAAATCTAGTGACCTGAACACAAAAATAGAAActgaaacaagagaaaaatgagtGCATTTAAgctgcattaaaataataatgtttttgCTCTCACTGCTCAGAAGTCTGCACGTGATGTTTGGGACATACAGCTTCAGCATTTACCTTGACTCAGTAACTCCATtgtcatatttcatttttttcagctcattttGACAGGCATCAAGTTCAGTTGATTTCACCCTGAGAGAacaccaaacacacacatgcatttGTCCAAAGAAATTACAGCCTCTCCTCAGGCACCAACCTGAAACTCAGGTTTATGGACTCTTTATCTACCTTGCAATTTCTGTTTTAGCTAAAAGGCACCCAACAGAACATTCTGGTAGCTTCCAGTAACTGGAAGTTACACTTTCAGCATCAGCTCAGCCTAACCAAGGATCACAACAAGCTGAACGTGGCAAACCAGAAAGGGAGATCTTGCAACACTGATGAAAGTTTCTAGATAGATATGATTAAAAATGAGCAAATAATAATTTAGTGGCTAAGAGGGCTGGGAACTGTGCACGTTTCTTGTCATTATGTCACTGTTTCACCAGCTAATAGCCATGGTTAAGCttcatatttacatttaaacagCTACAGACTGTGTTATTTCATTAAATCCTACACAGTATGTTGAAATGTTAATACTTCATTTGGAAACctgttgctgtttgtttaaCTGTGTCCATGAAATCCTTTTTTCACACTCAATACTTGCATTATCATCAAAATACTCTGTTGCTAAGCATTCCAAATATTTGCAACTTCATTATGATCAGTTCTTCTGCAGGCAGGAACAGAAACCAGAAAGCACAGAGGGTAGAAGAATGAACCCTTGTCTAAATTTcatgaaaaga
The nucleotide sequence above comes from Heliangelus exortis chromosome 9, bHelExo1.hap1, whole genome shotgun sequence. Encoded proteins:
- the LEKR1 gene encoding protein LEKR1 isoform X2 translates to MERHVPIHPLPQEIRKMSRDETVCKYCGVSYLILHEFKVMEEKVKAMEKELKFYEGSIEREKGLQAELQALYQDLEHYRADSQSKAERIKSLTLELQTKQDEFKTVKEDLRYFQEEKEAACKQSQVLRNTLEHHCSTLNKAVSLFPFIRGELDSIKEAISSNLENWAALKEEIFLQIKTVSKEALTEIPKLNQRLAKSQRENECLQDKIKHLTLVADSVELKTQQLQTSLQQGSELQSRCRELQKETLDLTNQVETIGLKLQKVTAEMDHYKKLLVVKSTELDACQNELKKMKYDNGVTESRLMKELKEKEESLQICQQVCKHLQEEMAEKERKEEDLKRRTGRSESELEALKVLLREAEEEVVMLKQERELMLISHQNRTEQLQESLRQKMRDEDNWREKMEIDLAKGEARHKEAILKVKEEARVELDTERQKQQELITKYQRDHEELQKKIPGLISSATNSLRMETEILEKKLQDAQIKLAEKDEDKEKEIQSLKRLITELEFQLTMEKNNNESFRDNVRKEIKHKSDELEKLTQERTQLIHKLSQVQEENTLLQETVRRECEERYELTAALSRAREQVLELKKLSGNFPLSACSLPRGSFASSAPRLPEHGQKSRPGPGAGREIHLSGQVGSSRGTRAGSGRVALPALSPPAPARGRAASLTEPRGSIAAGVRRQLSQL
- the LEKR1 gene encoding protein LEKR1 isoform X4 is translated as MERHVPIHPLPQEIRKMSRDETVCKYCGVSYLILHEFKVMEEKVKAMEKELKFYEGSIEREKGLQAELQALYQDLEHYRADSQSKAERIKSLTLELQTKQDEFKTVKEDLRYFQEEKEAACKQSQVLRNTLEHHCSTLNKAVSLFPFIRGELDSIKEAISSNLENWAALKEEIFLQIKTVSKEALTEIPKLNQRLAKSQRENECLQDKIKHLTLVADSVELKTQQLQTSLQQGSELQSRCRELQKETLDLTNQVETIGLKLQKVTAEMDHYKKLLVVKSTELDACQNELKKMKYDNGVTESRLMKELKEKEESLQICQQVCKHLQEEMAEKERKEEDLKRRTGRSESELEALKVLLREAEEEVVMLKQERELMLISHQNRTEQLQESLRQKMRDEDNWREKMEIDLAKGEARHKEAILKVKEEARVELDTERQKQQELITKYQRDHEELQKKLTMEKNNNESFRDNVRKEIKHKSDELEKLTQERTQLIHKLSQVQEENTLLQETVRRECEERYELTAALSRAREQVLELKKLSGNFPLSACSLPRGSFASSAPRLPEHGQKSRPGPGAGREIHLSGQVGSSRGTRAGSGRVALPALSPPAPARGRAASLTEPRGSIAAGVRRQLSQL